TGCCGCGCTTTATTACGGCGAAGGGCATAACGGCTGGAATAGGTAATGTTTAAATGAAAAAATCCCTCGGCAAGTGCCGGGGGATTTTGAATTTTGTGGCGCTTGCAGCCTGCTTGCGCGCGATACCGATTAATAACGGTAGTGATCAGCCTTGTACGGGCCTTCCACAGGTACGCCGATGTAGTCGGCCTGGGCCTTGGTGAGGGTCGTCAGGTGGACGCCGAGCTTTTCGAGGTGGAGGCGTGCGACCTTTTCGTCGAGGATCTTCGGGAGCGTATAGACGACGCCGCTTTCGTACTTGATGCCGGCGACGGTCTGCTTGCCCTGCGCGTTGAGCCAGAGGTCGATCTGTGCGATGGTCTGGTTCGTGAAGGAGGCACTCATCACGAAGCTCGGGTGACCAGTAGCGCAGCCGAGGTTCAGCAAGCGGCCTTCAGCGAGGATAAGGATGCTGTGGCCGTCGGCAAAAATCCATTCGTCGTACTGCGGCTTGATTTCGTTGCGCTTGATGCCCGGAATCTTCTTGAGGCCGGCCATGTCAATTTCGTTGTCGAAGTGACCGATGTTGCCCACGATAGCGCGGTTCTTCATCTTTTCCATCTGAGCGGCGCTAATGATGCCGGTGTTACCGGTGGTGGTCACGAAGATGTCGGCGTAGCTCACGACTTCGTCGAGGGTCTTGACTTCGTAGCCTTCCATAGCAGCCTGCAGAGCGCAAATCGGGTCGATTTCGGTGATGATCACGCGAGCGCCCTGACCACGCAGGGACTGGGCGCAGCCCTTACCCACGTCGCCGTAGCCGCAAACCACAGCAATCTTACCGGCCATCATCACGTCGGTGGCGCGGTTGATGCCGTCGATCAAGGAGTGGCGGCAGCCGTAGAGGTTGTCGAACTTGGACTTGGTCACGGAATCGTTCACGTTGATTGCCGGGAACTTCAGACGGCCAGCCTGGGCCATCTGGTAAAGGCGATGCACGCCGGTAGTCGTTTCTTCGGAAACGCCCTTCAAAGCTTCGCGGGCGCGGGTCCACTGCTTCGGATCCTTTTCGAAAATCTTCTTGCAGGTGGCGAGGAACACGCCCCATTCTTCGCTGTCGGTAGCCGGGTTGAATTCAGGCACCTTGCCGGCGTCTTCGAATTCGGCGCCGCAGGTCACGAGCATGGTAGCGTCGCCACCGTCGTCCACGATCAGGTCCGGGGTCTTGCCGTCGGGCCACACGAGGGCGCGGGCGGTGTTTTCCCAGTAGTCTTCCAAGGATTCACCCTTCCAGGCGAATACAGGCACGCCCTGCGGATTTTCCACGGTGCCCTTCTTGCCCACCACCACGGCGGCGGCAGCGTTGTCCTGCGTGCTGAAGATGTTGCAGCTGACCCAGCGCACGTCGGCACCGAGGTCCACCAGCGTTTCGATGAGGATGGCGGTCTGCACGGTCATGTGGAGGCTACCCATAATGCGGGCGCCAGCGAGCGGTTTCTTGCCTGCATATTCCTTGCGGAGAGCCATCAGGCCCGGCATTTCAGTTTCGGCCAAGTCGAGTTCCTTGCGGCCTTCGATCGCAAGGTTAATGTCCTTAATTTTGTATTCCATGTTATTATATCCTTTGGCACAAATTTTGCGCCCCATGTTTCTTTTATGCATAAATATAGTTATATGCATAAAAGGCGTCAACCCTACCCGGCAATAAAAAATCCCCGACCAGGGGTCGGGGGTAAGTCTTGCGCGCTTGAACGCCTCGAATAAGCTATTCGATAGTCAGGATGTCGCAGAAACCGGTCACTTCGAAAATTTCCTTGATTTCGGAGCTAGCGTTCTTTACGACCATGGTGCCCTGCTTGTTCATGACCTTCTGTGCCATCAGCAGAATGCGCAGGCCTGCAGAAGAGATGTAGTCAAGCTTCTTGAAGTCAAACACCAACGACTTCACGCCATCGAGCTTGCCTTGGATTTCGGCATCGAGCTGCGGGGCGGTCAGAGTATCCAAGCGACCTTCGAGTGCGACGGTCAATTTATCGTTTTCGATTGTCTTGTTAATCTGCATATTTTTCCCTCTTTCTCTTAAATTTATAAAAGTTTACAAGACTTTACAAGGTCTTGGTGATAGCCAGTTCGTTCTTGTCGCCGTTTCTGCGGTAACAAACGCTGTCCATGGTCTTTTTCACAATGAATATTCCAAGACCGCCGACTTCGCGTTCTTCGGCCGGCAACGTAATGTCGGGGTCGGCCTGCTTGATCGGGTCGTAAGGTTTACCATTGTCGATAAAGGTGAGTCTTGCCGAAAGCGTCGCCTTGCGGATTTCTACAATCAATGTCACTTCGGTTGCTCCCGAGAACTTCACGATATTGCTGTAGATTTCGTCGATCGCGATGTTGATTTGCATCTGCGACTTCATGGAACCTTCCATCGGGGCCAAGATACCTTCGACGAATGCCGTCAAGATGTCTTGGTTTTCAGGAATCACGTCCACAATTTTTTCATAACGCTCCCAAGCGTCTTGCATCTGCATCTTCTTTGCTCCATCCATTGGTGTAAGGATGTCTTCGACAAACGACTTGAGTGCGTGGCTCTTGCCGTTATCGGAAACATCGATAGTTTTTTCGTAGCGCTCCCACACCGGTTCGTCGATTCCGTTGAACCTGACGGCAAGCATGGTGATGTCGTCGAATTGCGGAACGTCTTGTACAAAGTTGTCGATTTCTTTCTTGACCAGGTCGCAGGTGTCGGCGGGGCTCAGTTCGCCACCTTTACGAATGACTGCGAGGAGCCTGTCGTCTCCGAACAGTTTGTTCTCGCTGTTGGTTGCTTCGGTGACGCCGTCGGTGTAAAGGAACAGCGTGTCGCCCGGCTTGAGGTCGTAAGTCTGCTGCTTGTAAACCGTATTTTCCATGGCGGCCATGACTACGCTCGACTTGCTCGGAATAAATTCGGTAGAGCCGTCTTTGTGTCGTACCACGGGCGGGTTGTGGCCAGCCGAGGCAAAGTCGATATGGCCCGTGCGCAGGTCGATAATGCCTGCCCACACGGTTACGAACATGTTCAGGCGGTTGCGCTTGGCAAGAGCGTAGTTGGTCTTGCTGAACGCATCGCAGACCGACTTCAGGTTCTTGGTCATGGTGCGCAAGATAATGCGTGCAACCATCATGAACAAGGCGGCGGCAACGCCCTTGCCGGACACGTCGCCGATCACTACACACAAATGATCGTTGTCGATCTTGAAGAAGTCGTAGAAGTCGCCACCCACTTCCTTGGCGGGCAGCAGGAACGGTGCGAGTTCGTGGCGGTCATCGTCAGAATTTTCGTCGCGTTCTTCGCCGGGCAGCATCGAAAGCTGAATGTTTCGGGCAAGGTCGAGTTCGCGCTCGATACGCTTCATGTCCTTCTGCTTTTCGATGTTTTCCTTGATTTCGGTGAGCATGTGCGAGAACGCCCACGCGAATTCGGCCACTTCGTCATGACCCGTGATTTTCGGAATCGCCACGTCGAAGTTTCCGCGCCCGAGCTTGCGGGCCGCAATGGTCAAGTCCTTGAGCGGCTTTGCCACGCGGAACGAAATCAGCAAGATAATTACGAGTATTACGCCGTATCCGCCGAGAGCCATCATCAAGAACAGCCTGCGCATGGCGCTCTGGTCTTCCAGGTATTTCTGGATCGGCCACACGACCATGAACGTCCAGTTGGTCGAATGGATCGTGGTGTAGTAAATGGCAGATTCTTCGCCGCCGGCAACCGTACCGATAAACAGGCCGCTACTGTCACGACCCTTGCGGTCAAAATTGGTTAAGCTGTTGCCTCGTTTTTCTTTGACAATAATGTCGCGGTTTCTTTTTCCTTGGGCAAGTTCCTTGGGGTACGCCACAGCCAAGTTCTTGGCGGTGGTAACCAAGGCGTATCCGGAGTTCGAAACAGGAATCGATCCGATTTCTTCTTTCAGGAATTCGATGGACATGTCAACGGCAAGCACGCCGACTAGCACGTCTTCGCCATTCTTGTCTTTTTTGAAAAGGGGAACGGTATAGACTGCAATCGGTTCCGGGACAAATTCACCGATGAACGGTTCCTGCCAGCGGGCGGTCTTGCCGTCTCTTACGCTGTAGTACCATTCCTTGTCCTGGTAGTTCGCACCAGATACAAGCTTGGTATCAACGTGGTCAAAGCGGGCGAGTCGCATGTATTCGCCTTCTGTGTTTTCGGGGCCCATTCCCGGTTCGTAGGCGACTACCACAGCGACCACTTGGGGCACCAGGTTGCGGGCGTTAAAGAGCGACTGCAGCAAAAAGTCGTCCATGTCGCTTTTGGTCATGGGGTGATCGGTCAGTTTGTGCGACAGGTCGTCGCCAATGACCTTGCCCGCGTTAAAGAGCTTGTCGATGTAGTTCACGTTCGCACGGCTGGTTTCTTCACCATTTTCGACAGTCATCTTGTTTAGCATGTTCTGAGTCTTGTAACTCATGATGCCAAAAATCAGGCCGAACACGACTGTAATAGCCGCGAGAATCATCAAGGACTGCTTAAAAGCGAGCCCGCGGAAATTAAATCCCATATATTCCTCTCTTCTTATTGTTTAAAATATATGTAATTTTCTGTCTTTTTTGCCTTTTTTTCTTGAAATTCCGCCTATTTTCATTTTTCGAAATCCGGAATATGAATACGGACTTATTATATTTATGTTCCCTAGACTTTACGCTGTGGAAATGCGGTACTTTCCGTAAGAGAAGCACGTGGGTTCGGAAGCGTCCATACTTTTGGAATGCTTCTTAGGGACGTCCAACAAGTTTTGCTTACTTTTAGGAGCTTTAATGGCAAATAAGTGCAAGCGCGGAATTTTGATTAGTAAGACCCCTTACGAAAAACGTATCGCCATCATGGAAGACGGCGAACTCGTTGAACTTGTCGTCGAGGGTGTTTCTTCTAACCGAGTTCTGGGCAATATTTATAAGGGCGTGGTCCAGAAGGTGCTTCCGGCACTCAAGGCTGCGTTCATTGATATTGGCCTTGAAAAGGCAGGCTTTTTGCATCAAGAAGACGCCATGGACAGAAACGAACTTCTCCGCCGCGAATATGGCGACGACGATGACGAGGGCGGTTCTTCCAAGGAAGTCTCGATTGATGAAATCCTGCAAGAAGGCCAGGAAATCATGGTTCAGGTGGTCAAGGAACCGATTAGCACCAAGGGTGCTCGTCTGACCACTCACCTGAGCTTTGCAGGTCGTTTCCTCGTGTGCATGCCGGGCACCAACTTCATTGGTGTCTCCAAGCGTGAACGCGACCCGGCCAAGCGCCGCGAATTCAAGAAGGTGGTCCGCCGCCTCAAGGGTCGCGACGTGGGCTATATCGTTCGTACCAACGGTCTGAACGAATCCGAATTCGAAATCAACAAGCAGATGCGCGAACTCGAAAGCAAGTGGGAACAGACGAAGTACAACTTCGAAAACCAGCCTGCCGAAACCTGCATCTACGAAGAATCCGATTCTATTGAACAGACCGTTCGCGAATACTTCAGCGATAACACCGACTATGTGTATATCGACAACCGCGACGAATACTTTGCCCTGCGCGAATACCTCAAGGTGCTCTCGCCGGACAAGCTCGACAAGGTGAAGCTCTGGAGTTCCAACGAAAGCCTGTTTGAATACTTCAAGATCGAAAACGACTACGCACGTTCCCTGCAGCGTCAGGTACCGCTTCCGCGTGGTGGCAACCTCGTGATTGAACAGACCGAAGCTTTGGTGTCTATCGACGTGAACACCGGACCGAAGGTGCACGGCAAGGACCAGGGTAAGATCATTCTCGAAACCAACATCGACGCCTGCTACGAAATTGCAAAGCAACTTCGTCTGCGCGACGTGGGTGGCCTGATCATTATCGACTTTATCGATATGGAATCCGAAGAAGACAACGAAAAGGTCTACCAGGAATTCCGCAAGGCAATCCGCCGCGACAAGGCCCCGATCAGCCCCGCTCCCATCAGCCAGTTTGGCCTTATGGAAGTCACCCGTAAGCGCGTCCGCGTGAACCTGATGACCGAAAAGACCGAACGCTGCCCGGTTTGCGACGGCGATGGTCGCATTGCAACGCTCGAATCCACGCTCGGCATGATCGACCGCTGGATGGCTCGCGCCAAGGCCAAGGGCAAGCTCCGCGAAGTGACCCTCGTGGTAAGCGCCCAGGTGATCGACGTGCTCTGCAAGGACCACAACCGCATGTTCAACTACTTGGAATACAAGCATGGCATGAGCATCAGCCTGGTCGAAGACGAACACGCCCACATCAACCAGTTCTGGTTCTACGACAAGAACAACGAAGATATTACCGACCTCTACAAGTTCGTGTAATTCTGCGTGTCGCGAAATTAAAACAGGGCCGCACCTTCAAGGTGCGACCCTATTTTGTATAAATTAATGAATTTGGACCGGAATTAAGATTACCGTGAGCAAAAAGCGACCCGGTGTTAACGGGTCGCGATTGCGAGAGTGAGGCGATATCACATTCTTGTAAATGCGATAGAGCCGAATGGTCTAATTAGCTTGGACAGCGGTCAAAGCGATCGTGTAAACGATATCTTCCACGAGGGCGCCGCGGCTCAAGTCGTTCACCGGCTTGGCCAAACCCTGAAGCATCGGGCCAATGGCGATGGTGCCGTGGGCACTGCGCTGCACGGCCTTGTAGCCGATGTTACCGGCAGAAAGGCTCGGGAACACGAACACGGTTGCCTTGCCGGCGACGGTGCTGCCTGGGGCCTTGAGGGAACCGACGCTCGGCACGGTCGCGGCGTCGTACTGCAGCGGGCCATCCACGAGCATTTCGGGGCGGGCTTCCTTCACGATCTTGGTCGCTTCGCGAACCAGGTCTGCATCCGGGCCCTTGCCGCTGTTCATGGTGCTGTAGCTGAGGAGGGCGACACGGCTCGGGAGGCCGAAGGCCTTCGCGGTGTCGTCGCACTGCTGAGCGATGCCGGCGAGTTCTTCGGCAGTCGGGTTCAGGTTAATAGCGCAGTCGCCGTAAATGTAAGTCTTGTCCGGCATGCACATGAAGAACACGGAGCTCACGGACTTCACACCCGGAGCGCACTTGATTACCTGCAATGCGGGGCGCAAGGTGTCGGCGGTAGAATGGATGGCGCCAGAAACAAGGCCATCGACTTCGCCCATCTTAAGCATCATGGTACCAAG
Above is a genomic segment from Fibrobacter sp. UWB5 containing:
- a CDS encoding SpoIIE family protein phosphatase, giving the protein MGFNFRGLAFKQSLMILAAITVVFGLIFGIMSYKTQNMLNKMTVENGEETSRANVNYIDKLFNAGKVIGDDLSHKLTDHPMTKSDMDDFLLQSLFNARNLVPQVVAVVVAYEPGMGPENTEGEYMRLARFDHVDTKLVSGANYQDKEWYYSVRDGKTARWQEPFIGEFVPEPIAVYTVPLFKKDKNGEDVLVGVLAVDMSIEFLKEEIGSIPVSNSGYALVTTAKNLAVAYPKELAQGKRNRDIIVKEKRGNSLTNFDRKGRDSSGLFIGTVAGGEESAIYYTTIHSTNWTFMVVWPIQKYLEDQSAMRRLFLMMALGGYGVILVIILLISFRVAKPLKDLTIAARKLGRGNFDVAIPKITGHDEVAEFAWAFSHMLTEIKENIEKQKDMKRIERELDLARNIQLSMLPGEERDENSDDDRHELAPFLLPAKEVGGDFYDFFKIDNDHLCVVIGDVSGKGVAAALFMMVARIILRTMTKNLKSVCDAFSKTNYALAKRNRLNMFVTVWAGIIDLRTGHIDFASAGHNPPVVRHKDGSTEFIPSKSSVVMAAMENTVYKQQTYDLKPGDTLFLYTDGVTEATNSENKLFGDDRLLAVIRKGGELSPADTCDLVKKEIDNFVQDVPQFDDITMLAVRFNGIDEPVWERYEKTIDVSDNGKSHALKSFVEDILTPMDGAKKMQMQDAWERYEKIVDVIPENQDILTAFVEGILAPMEGSMKSQMQINIAIDEIYSNIVKFSGATEVTLIVEIRKATLSARLTFIDNGKPYDPIKQADPDITLPAEEREVGGLGIFIVKKTMDSVCYRRNGDKNELAITKTL
- the ahcY gene encoding adenosylhomocysteinase, which produces MEYKIKDINLAIEGRKELDLAETEMPGLMALRKEYAGKKPLAGARIMGSLHMTVQTAILIETLVDLGADVRWVSCNIFSTQDNAAAAVVVGKKGTVENPQGVPVFAWKGESLEDYWENTARALVWPDGKTPDLIVDDGGDATMLVTCGAEFEDAGKVPEFNPATDSEEWGVFLATCKKIFEKDPKQWTRAREALKGVSEETTTGVHRLYQMAQAGRLKFPAINVNDSVTKSKFDNLYGCRHSLIDGINRATDVMMAGKIAVVCGYGDVGKGCAQSLRGQGARVIITEIDPICALQAAMEGYEVKTLDEVVSYADIFVTTTGNTGIISAAQMEKMKNRAIVGNIGHFDNEIDMAGLKKIPGIKRNEIKPQYDEWIFADGHSILILAEGRLLNLGCATGHPSFVMSASFTNQTIAQIDLWLNAQGKQTVAGIKYESGVVYTLPKILDEKVARLHLEKLGVHLTTLTKAQADYIGVPVEGPYKADHYRY
- a CDS encoding Rne/Rng family ribonuclease encodes the protein MANKCKRGILISKTPYEKRIAIMEDGELVELVVEGVSSNRVLGNIYKGVVQKVLPALKAAFIDIGLEKAGFLHQEDAMDRNELLRREYGDDDDEGGSSKEVSIDEILQEGQEIMVQVVKEPISTKGARLTTHLSFAGRFLVCMPGTNFIGVSKRERDPAKRREFKKVVRRLKGRDVGYIVRTNGLNESEFEINKQMRELESKWEQTKYNFENQPAETCIYEESDSIEQTVREYFSDNTDYVYIDNRDEYFALREYLKVLSPDKLDKVKLWSSNESLFEYFKIENDYARSLQRQVPLPRGGNLVIEQTEALVSIDVNTGPKVHGKDQGKIILETNIDACYEIAKQLRLRDVGGLIIIDFIDMESEEDNEKVYQEFRKAIRRDKAPISPAPISQFGLMEVTRKRVRVNLMTEKTERCPVCDGDGRIATLESTLGMIDRWMARAKAKGKLREVTLVVSAQVIDVLCKDHNRMFNYLEYKHGMSISLVEDEHAHINQFWFYDKNNEDITDLYKFV
- a CDS encoding STAS domain-containing protein is translated as MQINKTIENDKLTVALEGRLDTLTAPQLDAEIQGKLDGVKSLVFDFKKLDYISSAGLRILLMAQKVMNKQGTMVVKNASSEIKEIFEVTGFCDILTIE